From the genome of Thermosipho japonicus:
TAATTATAGGAGGTGAGAATAATGATTATTGCAATACCAGTTATTGAAAACAACGGAGAAAATTCACAAATTTCGGAACACTTTGGTCATTCACCATTTTTTGCATTCTATGACACAGAAAAAGATGAGTTAAGAATTGAAAATAATCCGCTTGAAGAGCACGGTCCAGGAGATGTTCCTAATTTCCTACACTCAAAAGGGGTTAATTTAATAATTGTTAGAGGAATTGGCCAAAGAGCTATTTCATTTTTTGAACAATTAGGAATTAAAGTTATAAGAGGAGCAAGCGGAAGCGTGAAAGATTTAATTAATGCATTCCTTGAAAACAAGATAGAAGACAAAGAATATCAAGTCAAAGAAAAATTCCATAATCATTAAAAATAAAAACATGACCTGCGATTACCGTAGGTCATGTTTTTTAATACAAATTCTAATGTAAAAGACCTTTTATTATTAATTCCGTTGCCTCATCTTCAGTTAGACCTTTGGCCATTAGCATTTCAAGTTGTTTTTGATTTACCCTTCCAATTGAGGCTTCATGAGTTAATTCAGATAAATCGTTGTCAATTTTTAAAACTGGGATTGTAGAAACATCTACATTTGAACCTTTTGTGATTTCTTCACACGAAATATGTCCTTTTGAA
Proteins encoded in this window:
- a CDS encoding NifB/NifX family molybdenum-iron cluster-binding protein — translated: MIIAIPVIENNGENSQISEHFGHSPFFAFYDTEKDELRIENNPLEEHGPGDVPNFLHSKGVNLIIVRGIGQRAISFFEQLGIKVIRGASGSVKDLINAFLENKIEDKEYQVKEKFHNH